In the Carcharodon carcharias isolate sCarCar2 chromosome 8, sCarCar2.pri, whole genome shotgun sequence genome, ttttctaataatttatatagatttttcttttcccacctatttccattatttttaaatctatactttttatgtccttagtcttattccaccccacccccactagagctgtaccttgcgtgtcctgccatccattcttaattagcacattctttcagataatatcatcaccttcaatacccctttgttcttttgtctgtgacatctttgattatctgctcgtatcactgcttgcttgtccctacaaccaccccccacttctccacaccgcccccccccccccaccaccccccccccaaccttaaaccagcttacatttcacccctctcctatttttacttagttctgttgaagggtcatgaggactcgaaacatcaactcttttcttctccgccgatgctgccagacctgctgagtttttccaggtaattctgtttttatcatggggagatggttggctTTACTCTTGTTGGAAgcggtcattgcctgccacttgtttGGCCATTTATCAACTCAAGCCTGAATGTAGTCCAGGTCCTGCTACATGTGtgtacagactgcttcagtatttgagaagTCTTGAATGGTACTGAATGCTGTgtagtcatcagcgaacatacccacttctgaccttatgttggagagagatgaagatggttgtgcctaggacactaacctttGTGAGGTCTttctgtgtgaatatttacaaacATTGGCTACACTTCAATGAATTTAGTTGGATATTTTGATGGTGTAAGGCACTGTGTAAATGGAAGGTTTTATTATTTGCAAATGGAAAGCAATGGACAGTTGTGCTGAATAGATAAGATCCTGTATATTGGGCATCCATTTAACAAGTTTATCATGTTTTTACAGTTGTGAGAACGGAACGAAGCTACTTAACCTGGAGAAACTGGAGGAGGCTGTAATCTCGTTTAGTAAAGCTATTGCTCTGAATCCTCAAATGGTAAGAATATTtttgtggaggtggagggggccaATGGTCCGAACCTGATCCACGTCTTGAGGCAATGAGGATGTTGATAAAAGTGGCTCTTTGATCCACTTATGAAGACAGTAACATATATGCAGGTTTAAAGTTAACAGAAATAAAACTAGAGATTAGAAGAAATCTTTTTATTTGCATAGTGGAAATAAAAAAAACTCCCAGAAAAAAAGTAGTTGAGTCTGTATTAATTGGTTCCTTAAAAGAGGATTTGAACCTGACAGTATCTGATTGGGGTGCGATTGATATGGAGGGGGATAGACTCAAAAAACCAAATACTCCATGTGGCACAATGGTCTCCTGCTGAGAATGAGGCTGAATGTTAAAGGAAGAtagggagaaggagagggcaaAATGCTGCTCATGAAGGGCAGTAATCCTGAATTGATTGGTAGAAATGAGGGTGGATAAATATTCTGAAACTTTGCTTAATTACCTTTATTGTTCAGCAATTATTTAGCTCTAATTTCTCTCAGGAGATCAAATGGTTGACGTAGATTCTATAGTTTGGTAGACTAACATTGTCTGGGCAAGGGTTGGTGTGATAGTTGGCCTGTTCTTATTTGACACTTCTTTCTTATTCTCTTTGTTATAATGTATGACATTCTACAAAACTACCAAAACATTGATCTTAAAATATTTTACAGAGATTTGATTACTGACATTATGCATAGTGGCACAGCACATTGAAACACTAAGATATATTTGCTTAGAgaattacaacacagaaggatcTGTCTGTCCCGGCTCTTTGATAGAGCAATCCAAAAGTAACTCTGCTGTCTTGTGCTCTCCCGCTGAGATTAGGTGTGAGAATGCAATAGGTCACATAAAAAAGAGGCTGACCAAAATGTTCTTGTGATATTGAGAAGGTGCATGACCCCATACTGGCCAAAGCCAATTTCTCTGCTGTCCAAATGATGGTTGGAATGAACCTTTAATGGCAATTGTAAATGATCATTTGCAGTCTTAGGGTATGTACAGAGCTTTTCCACCACAACAGTGGTGCACTGTTTTAATATACCTGGATTAACAATTATATAATCCAGCTATACTCTTTCTGGCATTATCCTGCAATAAGGGAAGATACAGAACTTTCCAATGGACACAAGCAAATAATACAATGCAAACTTTATTATGATAGTACAACTTACAGAGGATAGAATACATGAGTGAAATTGCTCTACAGATATGCATGTTTGCATTTTTTTGACCAATTCAATTGGATGGACCAACATACGTGGGTTGTATTGtgaatttttaataaaaataatgATTACTTAAAAGGACTGAAAAACATTTATCGTGAATCTATGCCATGCTGCTTACTGTTTGCAGTTTGAAATCTGATTTTTGAAATCCCTTGCTCATTACAGAAGGAGTTTTATTTGAAAAGGGCTGAGGCATATCGCTGCATCGGAGATTTCCAATCTTCTATCGTCAACTACAGAAAGGCCAGCACTTTGGATCCCTCAGATGGTGACATCCTGTCACAGATAGCACATACCTTGTACATCCAAGTGCGTCCATgcatctttattttattttattttatttccgtTCTGATTCTGGTTTTTATTAATCCTATCCATATAACTTCTAATAAGGAGCTCAAGAAAAGAAGAGAGTGGTTAGAGTTTAAAATTCACTGCCatatggagtagttgaggcaaatagcatagatgcatttaaggtaatactagataagtacatgaaggagaaagaaatagaaggagatGCTGATGGGGTTAGGTGAAGTAGGGTGGAGGgtggttcatgtggagcatagaCCAGAAGCTCGAATGCCCGGTTTCTGTAATGTTAATACCATGAAAATGaatgtttattaattttttatttttgaattagatTATAAACTTTTGAACTGTGTCAAATCTCTCTGGTCAAGTTACAAGTTGTGTAATTGGATGAATAATCTAAGTCTTTAAATAAAATGAACATTTACGTGGCTGATGGAATATTACATAACTTGTGAAACTGTTCATTTTATCTTGTATAAGTTATTGTGACCAGTGTAGCAGTCAGTCATAGACATATGAACTGTACTATCATTGACTGTAAGAGTTAAAGATCAAACTAAATTTAGAACTTTCTGACCATTTTATTGTATGAGGTTCATTAATGGGGTTTTGTTTTTCCAGCATTACCCATTTCTGACTGTATTTTTTTCTGCAGGGTCAATGTCTATTTGAAATGAAATTATACATGGATGCTTTATTGGTTTTTGTGCAAGCTTCAGAGATGCAACCTGAAAATCAACATTACCATATGCGAAGGTGATTCATCATCTGCATTCTCCTCCAGTAATTGTATTCAAGGTGTTTATGTTTCATTGCAAGCTGGCAATGTGCCAAAATCTACGGCATATTAATGATACCTCCATAGTCATATTGACATGGCATAAAAACTGACCACAATGCTTTCATCAGCACAAACCTTGCACAGTGAACCGTGTTGTCAGTTTTAAATACAATTATGTGTTGTTATGTATGAAGTATGTCATGGCACGTCATTGCATTGACAAAAATACTATGTCATATTTTCAGTAGTACAGTTAATCATGTAGAGAAATGTGGTGCTGGTTGGGTCCTGTAGATGAAGGGGTAATATTTTATCTTCTGTATAAATGAGAATTATAGTAATTAATCTGCTGCTACAGAGTACTACCTGCAGAAACCTGCAGCAATATATATGTTCATGCTTGAAGGCAGAGACCAGATCCATGGGATGTGATTTTGATACCAGCCTTTAGAAGCAAAATGGTGGGCTCTCAGCAGTATAAACAATTTTCAGACTGCACCGCATGATTTCTCTTATGCTTTGGATCAAGGAACATCCCTGTGAGAGACACTGCGCTCCCTTTAACCCAATGTATGCCCTTAAATTCACAAAATCTGGTAAATGATTCTTCTATTTGTGATTTACTCCGAAATTTCAAATCATCCTGGTCTGATAGTCACTACAAAACCCTACAGTTTAGTCTATAATCTACAAACTGGAGCAGGATTTTTCCCCACTGGGATTGGGAAACCAAACGTCAGGACCGTTTCCTGATTCCGAGCCCTGCCTGGGGGGCAATTGGACATGATTTTCACAGAGCCGGGCTGCTAGTTGGCTGAAGGGTGGATTGGATAGTCAACTAGTGGCTGGGATAGACAGGGGACTGCAGGTCGCATTTAAAcacagcaaggcaggcatttcTCTGGCTACTGTTGACTAAGAGAATAGATGCACCAGGGATttagggggagagacagagctcTGCCGCCCAAGGCAGAGCTGCCCCTCAATTTTTCCAGTACAGACTTTCAGGTCATGCTGACGTATGGTCTCAGGGGTAGTGGCAGGCCTCTGGTATCTCATTCAAGTGACTGCTGCTCAAGTGTGACTCTGGACCATAGTGTCAGTAAGCAAGCCATTTACCTATTCAtatactcaagaaacttgacactgtccaggacaaagcagctcacttgattggcaacacatccacaaacattcactccctccaccagtgacgcacagtagcagcagtgtgtaccatctacaagatgcaatgcaggaattcaccaaggctccttcaacagcactttccaaacccacgaccactgccatctagaaggacaagggcagcagatagatgggaattccaccacctggaagttcccctccaagtcattcactatcctgacttggaaatatattgcccttcctgcgctgtagctgggtcaaaatcctggaactcccttcctaacagcactgtgggtgtacctacaccacatagactagcggttcaagaaggcagctcaccaccactttttcaagggcaacaagggataggcaataaatgctgccccagtcagtgaagcccacatcccatgaatcaataataaaaaaaaattacaaatatgGCTTGTCCTCATccattgtaaacacatacatgtACACAGTATAATATCACTGAAAATAGTAGAAAGTTACCTCCTTCATTTTCCAGTGTTGAGGTCCTGATCACATTGGGAAGACTTGAAGATTCTCTCCAATTGGTCAACAATCAACTTGAGAATGTGAAGTCCAATCCCGAACTCTACATCCTTCGGGCAAGACTGCATGACTACTTTTCCCAAGTAAGTGTGGTGTGCTACTTTTTAATGTTTTATGTTATTAGTCTCAGTGTCTTTTTATGTTTCTAACCTTCACCTCTCCACAGAAAGAAGTTTCAGAAGTTAATTCTGGGTTTATTACACACCATGCAACCTTGCATTAGAAATCACAATCTGAACTGAGCATTTGTGCTTACAAGCCTGTCTAGATTTTGTATGTGTTCTTCCTATTTCTCTCCTCAAACAAGTCCATCTGTTATTGTTTGGTTGTCTTGGAAAGCATTGGGTGTCTTACTCTAGTAACAGATCCAGCTGGATGCAAAGATCTTTCCTTAAAAGTACTCTTATTTACATAACTAACCATTTACAAGGTTATTGAAGTTCAGGACGTAGCTACAGCTCCTTAGGCTCTTCTCACTCATCCCTCTCTGGGTGACATCATTATGACATAGTTCCTTAAGTAATAGCTACTGAGCATATGCTTAAGTAGTGTTAGCATTCACCCTTTACATCTCCCTACATTATTATATACACACCctcctacacctccccccaaagTTTCTATTTTTTAAAGGGAAAGTCTCCTTGGTTgcttcaccaatctccctgaacGTGTACGGATTTCCTTTCGACGTTGTCTAAGATCTGTTTGCTCTGAACACTCTTTGTTTCCTCCATTAGTGGTCCTGCAGGTGTGACATCCTCCTGAGGATCAGGGTATGCAGCCCATCCTGCTAATGGTTTCCTGTTCATTGAAACCAAGGCACTCCTGTTACTATCTGGACCAGATATGATCTTGGTTGTTGTAACTTCTCCATTACAGTACCTTCTCGCTGCTGGTCTTTGATTCACACCATCTCTCCCTTTTCAAGAGTGGGAAAGTCATGAGCCCTGTGTCATTGGTTGAAACAAAGTGCTGCACTACATGGTGGAAAAAGACGCCATTGCCATCGGCGAATCAAATGCCACATTACCCACCCGATATTGGACTTGGCCGATTTCTGGGATGATTTTGCTCCATGTCTTCGATAGGTCCTGAGGTACCTGGCCACCATACTGACTGTTGTGTTCTGGCTGACATTTGATTACAAGATGTATTACAAGATGTCCTTTGTGAATCTTCTTGTGGACTTGCAGGTGGAGAGCTCATGGTACCACTAATCACTCATTATAAACAAAGAGAgcgtctatgtttctatgtggcGATGTTGTCCAAAGTACTGCCGCAGTATAGGGTTACTTGGAATGTACTGTAGCCATCCATCAAGGCAGTATGTGCGAATCTGCATACATTCTTCATCTTACTTTTCAGCCTCTCTCAATTCTTACAACTTGTGTACTGTTGCTGACAACTATTGAATGGTTAAGGTCATGAAGGTCAGGACTTCCTCAAAGAAAGTTTTATCTTCTTGTTCTGGATAGTAGTTGGGTATCTATGACAGAGTGTTGGCCGTGGTTTGGTATTTACCCTGCACATACTCTGTAGTAGCATCATATCACATAAGCCTCAATCTGAATCTCTGGATTCAAGTGGCATCTTTGTGATTTCCTTGGTGTTCAACAAAGTTACCAGTGATTTGTGATCAGTTTCTATCTTGAACTATAGACCAAAGAGAATTTTTCTTATGCCCAAGTGGCTGCGAAGGCTTCTTTCTCCATGACAGCATAGCGCTGTTCAGTCTCAGTTAAAGGACCTTGATGCATAATAGAGAGGTTGTCTTGTTCCATTACTCTGGACCTGGAATAACACTGCCCCCAGCCCTGTCGCTGATGTATCCACCACTACAATACCGGGAAGTTCGGGATCATAGTGAGCTAGGCTCTTTGAAGATATCAACATTGTTTTGTATTTATTCAAAGGATTGCTGCTGATGCTCAGTCCAGCACTATGCCTGGCCTTGTCGTAAAAGTTGTCAGAGAAAGTTCATTAACCTGAGGTAGGTGAAGTAAGAATTTTCCTAGTTGGCTGACCATACCCATTAACCTTTGTAGTTCGGTGATATTTGTGGGTGGCAGGAATTTTTTTATGGCTTTTGTCTTCTGTGGTTTTGCAGTGATTCCTGTTGCCTGGAATATGGCCAAGGAATTTTATTGtgtacaacacaaaaacagaattacctggaaaaactcagcaggtctagcagcatcggcgaagaagaaaagagttgacgtttcgagtcctcatgacccttcagcagaaccaaGTAATatcaggagaggggtgaaatataagctggttcaaggtggggggtgggaggtggggggagagaagtgttggagggggggtgttgtagggacatgcaagcagtgataggagcagataatcaaaagatgtcacagacaaaagtacaaagaggtgttgaaggtggtgatattatctaaccgaatgtgctaattaagaatggatggcaggacacccaaggtacagctctagtgggggtatggtggaaagactaacagggcataaaaggtatagatttaaaaataatggaaataggtgggaaaagaaaaacctatataaattattggaaaaaacaaaaggaagggggaagaaacggaaagggggtggggatggaggagggagttcaagatctaaagttgttgaattcaatattcagtccggaagtctgtaaagtgcctagtcggaagatgaggtgctgttcctccagtttgcgttgggcttcactggagcaatgcagcaagccaaggacagacatgtgggcaagagagcagggtggagtgttaaaatggcaagcgatagggaggtttgggtctttcttgtggacagaccgcaggtgttttgcaaagcagtcacccagtttacgtttggtctctccaatgtagaggagaccacattgggagcaatgaatgcagtagactaagttgggggaaatgcaagtgaaatgatgctgctagacctgctgagtttttccaggtaattctgtttttgttttggatttccagcatccgcagttttttgtttttatctctgaatttTATTGTGTTTGGAAAACTCACACTTCTCATTGAGTATTAAGCCAGCATCTTACAGTGTTCTTAATACTTCTCTTACTCTTTTGTCAAGTCCTTCCTTTGTTGAACCATGGATTAAAATGTCACCCATGTGGCATGTGACACCTATACATTCTAGTATGTTGAACATTGTACTTTGGAAAATTTCCAGTGCGGATGAGATGCCAAGTCCAACAGTTGAAACATTAATCTCCAAAAGGTGTAATGAAGGTGGTTAGAAGCTTTGACTTCTGATCCAGCGATAATTGCCAGAATCTACTGTTGCATTGACCTTGGCTAGGTTCTTATCTACTGAcgtcattgaatgtatttcttGTTCCACAACCTTGTTCAGTTGCATGGATGACagtggtgggagtgtgtcagcaggCCGCTTGCTTAGCTTCTCAGCTACAATTACAAGGCACAGAAGGATCACACTGGAGAAAGTAGAAAGGTTTGTTACCTTTGCCATAAAAGAAAAAGAGCCGAGTAGCTGATTGGATATCTTCCATTATAATATTTACGATGTATCAATTCCATTATTGATAATAATAGTAATGGTAAAATTATTTAGAATTTTCTGGTACAGGCAGAAAATCAAATAGGAAAAGTGGTGTATCACGTTTGTAAGATTGTAGTAACCTCCTTGGATCACAATTTTGTGCTTGCTTGTGAAATAATCCTTCCTGGTTTCCAAAATTGTGTGGGATTAGAGAATCGGGCAATTGGAAATTGATGAGAAGGTACAAATACGGGATTCACTATATAATTGTGTGGTCTTATATGGAGTAAACACATTTTTTTCTGCTCCCTAAAATTTTTACATTTTCACCTGTGTATTGCAAGGGTTAGAAAACATTTCTTAACACGAAAAATGGTGGGTGTGATGTACTCTCTGCCATTAAAAAATCAGTAGATGTTAGCACAACTGATCAGTTTAAATGTGAGATCGATAACATTTTGCTAGCCAAggctattttttatttaattttttctaggcacatgagcatcactggcaaggccagcatttattgcccatccctaattgctcttgagagcaatcgaactgctgcagtctatgtggtgttttttttagaaaaatatacttaattcataaaacatctgaaagaacattacaaaatgtaattggccatcacaaaaagtgcaatcatattcaacttttacacatggatcatgaggtgcttcaatacaatcaatgaaaattacagtcatttcaatatggtctttacagacagtcagacagtgcaatgggattggagttatcgacatacatTATGTTGCACTCTGCgttgcttcaatacaattatgatacttttagtattcactacatacatttattgtgagtcgtacagcccaaggggtctatacctttcccagcccctcggtgcactatggcagaaaggtcttagacagcaacctttccccattgtgcctttgcggcagctgccccaagctttactgCATCCCTCagtacgtagtcctggaccttggaacgtgccagtctgcaacactcggtcggggatgactctttgcactggaagaccaacaagtttcgggcagaccaaagagcatctttcaccaagttgatgatcctccggctgtagttgatgtttgtctcagtgtgtgtccctgggaacagcctgtggAGCACAGAGTtctgtgtcacagcactgctcgggatgaacctcaacaaaatccactgcccctctctcagaccttctttgcaaaggcacattccacaaggagttgaacaatggtctcttccccaccacagccacctcgagggcaatgtgcagggGGTTAGACTCCTGGCGTgaaggaaggatctgacaggaagGGCCttgctcaccaccagccaagccacatcttggtgcttgttggggcccatgtggtgtagatatacccacagtgtcTTTTTTTGTAGTGGTATGATACAACTGAGcagcaccatttcagagggcagttaggtgTCAACCACATTATAGGTAGAGTACCTCAAATCTGACAACCTCCAGACTGAATCCATGCCAGATTTCGGAACTTGCCGGTTTCTGGGGAAAAACCAGAATGCCTTAATTCAAATTGGAATGCCTTAATTCAGTAAATCGGGGAACGCGGGAAAGCCAACTGATATGATTGCAAAGCACTTTAGATGAATGGCCTATCAATATCACTGTCAAGACTTCTATCATTTTTAACATGCACAGAGTTATCCATTTTATTACCGTTGGGGTTGGATTGAGTGGATCAGTCCAAGCTGGGTCAGATGGGGTGAGGGTTAGCTGGAGGATGGGAAATGTCAGGCTTGCAAAGCCGATCAGCACCTAGCAACTCCCTAAACTTTTCTGAGCTGGGTTGGGCGGGGTCAAATTTGCTTGGAgcacaagaaaaaaaaatctggttttcAGACACCACCAGTTTTTGGGTAGCCAGATTTGAGGTACTTTATTtgtactgtgggtctggagtcacgtatgGGCAAGACTGGGTATGGATGGCAAATATTCTCCCTtgaaggacattagagaaccaaatgggtttttaacaacaatctggtagtttcatgattaCTATTAATGAGACTAAGGGCAGCATTGTACCTGCACCACCAGGTGTGTTTTCAGCAGGGGTGAATGTAAAATAGGGCACGTGCTGAcctcaccaccttcctgcccattcctgagctcacccccataataactgggggttgggggcgagGGGTTGCCGAAATCAGCAGCCCGCCCAccataattaaataaataattaagctagttaccaagccaattgaccccacGCTGCCCACGCCATAAAACATTCGGTGCGTGCAGCCTGATTATCTTTAAACAAATTATTCAAAGGCCCAAAGGAAGGGGGGGTTCTATCTTTGGGGGCTGTCTTTTGCAGATCAAGGTTGGGGGACAGCCTCCACTAAGGTAGAGCCCTCCCCTTTCTTCCTACTCGCCTGCTGCCTtaaacccaccaaccccaccatctcctccccacccccacccccaacctgccgAAACCCTCCCCGCCTAAGACCCCGGACTTGCCTATTTCTGGGAATCCATGGGCCACCTTCTGCTTCCCCATTGCAGGCCCGACAGCACCCGCTCATGAGCTCTTtgcgggactgatggagctgctggctaatctgaGTGGCCAGCAGCTCCGGAGGGACGTGGGCTGGCATGGAATGAGTTGTCTCCACACCAACTTTACGTCCGGGGGCCAGGGGGGAAATtgaggcgggggggaggggaCCAGCTGATTGCCCCCAACTTCCCCATAACACTCTGCTGACATTTTatccagatttatgaattaattgaatttaaattctgttatATGGAGCTAAGGTGTGTGGAcggagttaggatacagatcagccatgatcacactgaaaggtagaacaggctcaagggaatGAATAGCTTACACCTGTTCTAATTTGATCCCATGTACTCATCAAGAACGTTGAGTTTGTTACACTCAGTATTTTTGGATTGTGTTTATTGCATCATTTATATAATgtgatttatttttctctctcttgtcAACAGATAGCTAATTGTCATAAAGATGTCAGTTGTGCCCTGGCTTTGGATCCAACCAATCAGGAGGCATTATCACTATTGGCTACTCTGGTGAATAGAGCTGAAGAGGCAAAGGCTCGAGCGGTGAACAAATCTCTCATCGGCAACTTAAAGAGTGCATTGGACAACATCAATGAGGCTATAGACAATAATCCTAATGAGGCAGATTATTATGTCTTCAGGTAAGCAGGTAATTAGTTAAAGCCCTGAGTTTGTCTATTCAATCATATCTAATAACAAGTTCAGACTATAAACTGTTAAATCTATCATAATATGTCAATAAAGTACAATTGTAAACATAGAAGAGTAAATTTGTTGGCTTGAATCTGGACGTTCATAATTTATTGTGCTGATATCCATTGGAAACTGGAATATAATTTAAACTCTTTTTACTTAGAACATTGAGAATAAGATTTCATCTCACATGCTCATACTAAAACAACAGTCTGGCTCTAGATCATTATTTTTCTTAAATTCTGCCCTCTGCACTATGCCATTCTTAATTCTATTCTTCTTCTAATCTTCAGGGGGACCCTGTATAGAAGACTCAAGAACTTTGATGCAGCTATTGATGACTACCTCTTCGTCTTGGACATAATAAGCAATGCGGAGCGGAGTGACACCCGCTTGGAGACTCAGAGACAACTCCTTCTGACATACAATGACTTTGCAGTGCACTGCTACCACAAAGGGTTTATCGAGGAGGCGATTCTTCTCTTAAACCTGAGTATTAAGGGAGAGAAGCAGCAAAAGGGATTGTACATTAACCGAGGGGGTAAGGATTATTCCTGTTATGTTCCAGATGACACTTGCGCATAGGGAAGAGTATGGTTCACAGGGATCTGCATCTGCAGAGCTTCCACTAACTGCTTCAGAATATATTAAACTGTCCAATCAACAGACAAGAGTTAAGTTAAAGAACAAACTTGTTGTAAGGAGCTTGATATTTCCATTTGTGATTCTAGCGGTTGCTGGGAATATCAGAAACCAAATGCCACCTGTCAAAATATTATTTTCTCcccccccttcccttcctccaAGATCAATTTTTACACCTCTCCCTTATCCCCTCTCATCcctttcaccctctctctgagATGGACAATAAGCAACATCAGGAGGAAGGTGACGGGATCAGATTAAAAT is a window encoding:
- the LOC121281209 gene encoding tetratricopeptide repeat protein 16-like isoform X2 is translated as MKEFYLKRAEAYRCIGDFQSSIVNYRKASTLDPSDGDILSQIAHTLYIQGQCLFEMKLYMDALLVFVQASEMQPENQHYHMRSVEVLITLGRLEDSLQLVNNQLENVKSNPELYILRARLHDYFSQIANCHKDVSCALALDPTNQEALSLLATLVNRAEEAKARAVNKSLIGNLKSALDNINEAIDNNPNEADYYVFRGTLYRRLKNFDAAIDDYLFVLDIISNAERSDTRLETQRQLLLTYNDFAVHCYHKGFIEEAILLLNLSIKGEKQQKGLYINRGDCFLKQCNLDFALLDYEQALELDLEDWRIRIRVAAVNNKKGLMEHQNGNYQQAEKQFTSAIESNPHVSQYYLHRAKTRAILQYETGSQEDAIMSLLLDVRNKEVIPLLTHLFPGKSREEILASKVLESARVKLNARLRPRASCVTKMLQERQALPMQPKHPTSEIVDTKEDVQKAERDFTPCIEDADLYEEIVERKKMLTQEIRKSLHHRKPLLVDRPNISMILKTSDNPSQSSETASPNKPCNWKKFSPLFTNSN